CATGCCCGAAGGTTGTCCGCTTCAGTAACTGTCACTCTTGCTGTAGATGCGGCCATTTTCACCGCTGACCGTATCGATGATGGCAACGACCAAAGCATCGAGCGGTCGCCGATCGCTCCGGTCGTCCTGACGGGCAGCGCTCCCGCGTGCCACCAACACCCATTCACCGATGCCTGCCCCCACCGGATCGGCCGCGACCTCGTACTCTGGGAGCACCCGACCGTCGAGATCTACAAGCTGCAATAGCAAGAATTTCACGCCGGTCAGGCTGGGAAGTTTGTGCGTGCCGACTACCGTGCCGCAAACGCGCGCGATCTGCATTAGCGTCCGATCGGTCGCGGCGAACCAACCCCTTCGCGGAATTGCTCCACAGCCTCGGTGTAGCGAATCGGGAGCACGTACTCCAGGTTTTCGTGGGGACGGGCAATGATGTGCGTCGAGAGAACCTGACCGCCGTTGACGCGCTTGACCGACTCGGTTCCCGCACTGACGGAGGCCTGAACCTCGGAGACGTCACCGCGAACGATGACCGTGACACGACCGCTGCCAATCTTTTCGTAGCCGACAAGCGTGACGCGAGCAGCCTTCACCATTGCGTCTGCGGCTTCAACCACAGCCGGGAAACCCAGCGTTTCGATCATTCCAACTGCAACTGCCATATGCTCCTCCTTAAATATCGTTGTGTACTTCCGCGTGCGTCCGGTGCGGACGCGATCTCGATCTGAGTCCAATTCCCTACCGGAGCGTCGGGACCGCCCTCGAATTGAGGAGCGGAGCCAGACGGGAGGAACTGGAAGACGTGCCCGACCGCCATCCGCAGTAGGCGGCGCGGCTGCTGGAACTATCGGAACTGCTCGACTGCTTCGGTGTAGCGAATGGGTAAAACGAATTCCAAGTTCTCGTGGGGGCGAGCAATGATGTGCGTTGAAAGCACTTCACCGCCATTGACGCGCTTGGCAGCCTCGATGCCCGCACTGACGGACGCCTGCACCTCTGAAACATCGCCGCGCACGATAACCGTGACGCGTCCCGTGCCAATCTTTTCGTAGCCTACGAGGGTGACGCGCGCGGCTTTCACCATCGCATCCGCTGCTTCTACCACAGAGGGGAAACCGCGCGTTTCGATCATTCCTACCGCAATAGGCATTTTTGCCTTCCTCTCCGTTAGAGCCCAAGCTCACTACTGATTTCGTGAATTTCGTACGGGCAAAAACGCACCCGACGCGCTCGCTTCACTGCCAACAACCGACCAAACGCAATAGCCCGAATCGACTGACCGACAAAGATCCGAGTGCCGCCGCCCCGCCGCAGAAAATTGCGTTAGCGAGCTACAAACTCGCGAGTGCACATGGGCTTGTGGGAGCGAATTTCTCGTACCAAGAAAAGCATAGTAAAGGATGCTCCCTTTGACAATATAAGAGATCATTATTATTTTAAATTCGACTGTTTAGGAAAGTTTAACTGTTGGCGAGCGCCCGCGTTCGTGCCACTCTATAGGTACCAGTTGCTGCCCCCATTTAGAGGGAGTTACGGCTGTTTTATAATTTCTTCAGCACCAGTTTGCTGGCACAGCTGGCGTAGCCTATGGATCCCAATCCAGCCAAGATCGTGCACCGGCGTCCTTCCTATGAGTAGCGATCGCGACAGCTGCGGGGATCGCTTGGCTGAAGCGGGCTTACCAGCAGCGAGGCGCTCGGGTTCTCTGGCGGTTACAATCTGTTCTGCGATGGAGATCGCAAGCAGCCGGCCCGCGTAGCGAGCTTTTTCTCGGCTGACTTAAACGGCAATCGTTCGGGATCGGCAATTAGTTTACAAAACTTAACTAGATCCCAATACAAGGCAAATTAAATGCTCGATTTTCTAGTGCGATATATCTGGATCGTTCCCTTTTATGGCTTGTTGGGGGCGGTGCTGACTTTGCCGTGGTCGATGGGATTGGTGCAGCGTACCGGACCGCGCCCAGCTGCGTATTTCAACTTATTAACTTCGGCGGCTGCCTTCATTCACGGTGCCCTTGCATTCACGGCTAGCTGGGGCGGCGAGCCACGCGAGATTGTGGTGCCGTGGTTGCACGCCGCTGATTTCAAGCTCACCCTAGCGATCAGGGTTTCGCCAGTCAGCTTGGGCGCACTAGGGCTGATCACGGGCATCACGCTGGTGACCCTGATCTACGCGCTCGGCTACATGGAGAAAGATTGGTCTCTGGCTCGCTTCTTCGGCATGATGGGCTTTTTTGAGGCAGCACTATCGGGTATTGCTCTGAGCGATTCGCTGCTGCTCAGCTATGGCTTGCTGGAGCTCCTGACGCTTTCTACCTATCTCTTGGTCGGTTTCTGGTATGCCCAGCCACTGGTCGTGACAGCTGCACGAGATGCGTTTTTAACCAAGCGCGTCGGCGATATTTTTCTGTTAATGGGTTTGGTGGCGCTCTCGAGCTATGGAGTGGGGCTGACATTTTCGGAGATTGACACGTGGGCCCCACGTGCGGAGTTACCGCCAATGTTCGCGGCGCTGCTCGGACTGGCGCTGATTGCCGCTCCCGTGGCTAAATGCGCGCAGTTCCCGTTAAACCTTTGGTTGGATGAGGCAATGGAAGCGCCGAATCCCGCGTCGCTGATGCGGAACTCGGTCGTAGTAACGGCCGGTGCTTATGTGCTGATCCAGCTGCGACCGATCTTTGCGCTGTCGCCAGTCGTGAGCGACTCACTGATCGCAATTGGCGCGCTGACAGCTGTGGGGGCATCGCTGGTAGCGATTGCCCAGATCGATCTCAAGCGCACGCTCAGCCACTCCACGAGCGCGTATCTGGGATTGGTGTTCGTTGCGGTCGGGGCCGGGCAGCTGGATATCGCGCTGCTGTTGTTGCTGATTCACGCGATCGCCAAGGCGCTGTTATACATGAGTGCTGGGTCGGTCATTTTGAGCAGCAACAATCAAAACATTACCGAGATGGGCGGTTTGTGGTCGCGGATGCCGGCAACGACCTCGGCATTTGTTGTCGGTTCTTCGGGACTCGTGATGCTGCTGCCGTTGGGGAATTTTTGGGTGATGGGTCAGTGGCTGCACGAGTTCGATTCGCCATTGCTGTTAGTGCTGTTGCTAGCCGTCAACGGGCTCAGTGCGGTAAACCTAACCAGAGTATTCCGCTTGGTGTTTTTGGGGACTCCGCATCCCAAAACGCGCCGCGCGCCGGAAGCTCCCTGGCCGATGGCACTGCCGATGGTAACGCTAACGTTTGTGGCGTTGCTCGCCCCCCTCGTACCGCAGCGTTGGCAGCCGTGGTTTCAGGACACGGGATCGCTGGCAACAGCTGGTGAGGTGCTCGCACGGAGCGACGTGTTGCTGTTGGTGCTTTCGGGGATACTCGGGGTGGCGCTGGGTGCCGTCGTCGTTCTCCCGCGCACGTGGTCGCGACCGGTGCGAGCGTCATCCCGTTTCATTCAGGACTTGCTCGCTTATGACTTCTACATCGATCGGGTTTACCGCGCGACGGTAGTGCAGCTGGTGGGCGGATTCTCACGGCTTGCCGACTGGCTCGATCGCTATATCGTGGACGGCTTGGTAAATTTAGTGGGCTTGAGTGCGGTGCTAAGCGGTCAGGGTCTGAAATACAGCGCGTCGGGACAGCTACAGTTCTACTTGCTGACGATTTTCGTCGGTGGGGCGTTACTATTCGCGCTTTTGATGAACTGGCAGTTTTAGCAAGCTGCTTTGGAGTACGGCGCAACTGCTGCGGCAGCGCGCTGTCTCGAGGTGTGTTCGGAACCAGCAGGAACGCAAACGCTCGGAGGGCGATCGCGCAAGGGAAACAATGCTCAGTGTTTTGGTTTGGGGTCCGGTAGTCGGTGCAGTGCTCGTAGCTTTTTTGCCTGAGTCGCTGGTCGGTCGCGGTCGGTCGCTGGCGCTGGCGGTCGCGGTTGCATTGTTCGGATGGACGCTGGTGTTGGCGGTGCAGGTCGATCCTACGCAGGTAGGTTCGAGCTTCGAAGAATCCGTACCGTGGCTGTCGAACTTGGGGTTGAGCTATCACCTTGCCCTGGACGGGTTATCGTTGCCGCTGGTGTTTTTGAATAGTCTGCTGACGGTGGTGGCTATTTACAGCACCAATCGCGCGATCGAACGACCGCGCTTCTTCTACTCATTGGTGTTGTTGCTAGCAGCGGGCACGGTGGGCGCGTTTCTGGCGATGGATCTGCTTTTGTTCTTCCTGTTTTATGAAGTCGAACTGCTGCCGCTGTACTTACTAATTGCCATCTGGGGCGGCGTGCGGCGCGCCTATGCTGCCACGAAGTTTTTGATGTACACGGCCCTCTCAGGCGTCCTGATCTTGGCGTCGTTTTTGGGGCTGGTGTGGTTTTCTGGGGCGCAAAGCTTCGATTACGAAGTCGCGCGATCGGTCGGGCTGCCGCTGGGGATTCAGATCGCTTTACTGGTGGTGTTGCTGATCGGATTTGGAATCAAGATTCCATTGTTCCCCCTCCACACTTGGCTGCCGGACGCCCACGTAGAGGCCTCCACACCGGTGTCGGTGTTGTTGGCAGGCGTGCTGCTTAAATTGGGCACCTACGGGCTGTTACGCTTTGGCGTAGGGCTGTTTCCGGACGCTTGGGCCACACTTGCGCCGGGATTGGCAATTTGGGCAGCTGTAAGCGCGCTATTCGGGGCGCTAGCAGCCATTTCGCAACAAGACATGAAGCGCGTCGTTGCCTATTCGTCGATCGCGCATATGGCTTACATCATGTTGGCAGCAGCAGCAGCAACGCCTCTGAGCTTGACGGCGGCCGTCGCGCAGATGGTCAGTCACGGATTAATTTCAGCACTGCTGTTTTTGGCGGTCGGGGTTGTCGGCAAGAAAACCGGCACGCGCGATGTAAATGTATTGCGCGGATTGCTCAATCCCGAGTGCGGTCTGCCCATTGTGGGCAGCCTGACGATCGTCGGGGCGATGGCCAGTGCGGGGATTCCGGGCATGGTTGGCTTTGTTGCGGAGTTTTTGGTGTTTCGCAGCAGTTTCTCGGCGTTCCCCGTGGCGACCCTGCTGTGTATGGTGGGAACCGGTCTAACAGCCGTGTACTTCTTGTTAATGATCAATCGGGTGTTCTTCGGACGCCTGCCAGAGCAGTTTGCCGAACTACCGCCGGTCCCGTGGTCCGATCGCGTGCCGGCGATCGCGCTGGCGGTGGCAATTGTCGTCCTCGGGATTCAGCCGAATTGGTTGTTACGCTGGAGTGAAAGCCAGACAGCTGTGCTGTATCGTCCGGTAGCTGCAGTGCAGGCTTCGCCCTCGCTGTCGGCCGCCACTGCCGGTCCCGTGGCAAATTAGCGCGCGATTTGCTAGCGTTCGGTCCGCGAGAGATTAGAGATTAGAGATGTCTACGAGGCTTAATCGCAGTTATGGTTGCGACTCCCCTTTCACCATCCCACCACCCGCTTGCCGAGGATATCTATCGGCTTGAAGCCGGTGAGGCACTGTTGAAGGACTCACCGGATCACCTCCTCGAAGTTGTCGGCATCTTGGCAAGCTACGGTATTGTGCTAGATGCTTACTCTAAGAATTTGATTTACATGGGAGACTATCAATTCTTAGTCTTCTTCGACTTCTTTAAGTACTGCAACGGCGAAATCACGCTGGCAAAGCTGCTGCGTCACTGGTGGGGCGATCGCATCAACTACGAATATGCCGAGTACACGGCACGCGGCATGATGTGGCACGGCGGCGGCGGGCTGGATGATTACTTGGACACGCCGGACTTTCGCGCGACGGTCGATCGGCTAGTCCGGAAAAAATTTAAGTTCAATCCCGCCATCCGCTTAGTCCATCGAGTGTTTGGCGACTTTACCGTCGAGCACATGCGTTATATGGCATACCTGAGCGGGCTGGGACAGTTCTGGCGGGTGATGAGCGATATCTTCACGTCGTTGAGCGATCGCTACGACCGCGGCGAAGTGCGATCGCTCGCCGAAGTAGTGCAGCACATCCAAGACGGATTAGTAGCGGATGCGGCACGTCCGATCGTTTATAGCGTTACGGTGCGGGGCGAGACCTTCGACCTGCTGCCGAGGTCGGCGGGGCTGACGTTCTTGCCGGATACGGCGATTCCTTACGTCGAGGCAATTTTCTTCAGGGGGACGCCGTTCCTGGGAACGGTGTCGTACAACGCGCAAGCAGGACAGATTCCGTCGGAGCAAGCTGCCTTTGCCTACGGCGCCCTGAATGCCGATCCACTGCCGACGCGCACGGCTGGAGTCCCGCCGACGTTGTTGATGCAGGACATGCGCCACTACGTGCCGGATTACCTACACGAGCTTTACCGGAAGACGCTGCGCGGCGAAGGCGATCTGCTAGTGAAGATTTGCCGCAGCTTTCAGAAATCCATGTTTTGTGTAACGACCGCGGCCATTCGCGGACTCGCACCGCATCCACTCGAGACGACCGACCCCGAGCAGCAACGTGCCAATCGACAGTATCTCGAAGGGTGGATGGATAAGATCGCCCCTACGCGCATTGCCTTTGCCAATGCCGGCTGTCCCGCGCCATCTTGAATTCGACCCCCTTCCCGATCTCGCCACCCGAACTGCAGCGAAGTCGTTCCGTGGGTCTGGTGCTCTGTCAAAAGGAAAGATTAGGGAAGCGGGGACTGCTCAACCTGCGCTGCTGGAACAACTGCCGTTCCCACGAAATGTATCGTCTGTCTCAGTGCTGCCGAGAGCGACACTTTTGACCAGCTCAGGTCGCGTCCGCAGCAGACTAGGGAGATTGGGCGTTAGAGATGGCAGTTTCGCTGAGAGTCAACCGAGGAACTGAGAGCGGAATCGCAAGCATGGGCGGAAATGAGGAACGAGAGCCAGCGAGGGATAGATTGGCAGTTCCAAGTGGACGATGTGCGCCGAAACTGAAGACTCTCTACCCTAAAACTCCTCTTGTCAGAGCACTAGCTTGAGAGAGTCCCGAGGAGTAGGATGTCAGAGAGGCAAATGGGAGTGGTACGGCATCTTTCGGTCTTGTGAGGTACGCTCGCACTTCTCGAACCCTTGCCATTCAGCCAATATAAAAAACATGGGTAACTCACTAGCTTGGTAAGGGCTGTATGCCTAAGAGCCTGTTAAAAAGGGTCTAATCAAGTATCAGACTATCCAGAGCGACCAATAGAAAAGCCTCGAAAATCCTATTTTCTTGCCGCGAGACCTGTACCCGATTTCGCGCAAATCGACTTTTCTAACAGGATCTAAGACCGTAAAGTTTGTTGCTATATTCAATATTTCTGCTACCAAGGATCGATCTTTCAGGCTTGCCGGGTAGATATGAGAAAGGCTGTTCGTGGAAAGAATTCTTCATGACCTTCGACCATGAGCTTTAACCGCGATCGCAATGCGGTCATTCAACAATACGCGAAACTGGCACGCGAATACGATTCTCGATGGTCTTCCTACATTCGGGCCACAACTGACGCAACAATAGAGCGCATTCCACCACTACCCGGTGCCGTACTCGATGTCGGCTGTGGGACTGGCACGCTCATCTTACGCCTTCTCGACGAGTTTCCTCGTTCCGACGTCATCGGTGTCGATGCATCCTTGGAAATGCTTGAATTGGCACGATCGCGCTTGCCAACTCGAGTCAAACTTCAACAGTGCTGGGCTGAAAGCTTGCCTTTTAATGATGATTCTTTCGACACAGTTGTATCTTGCAACATGTTCCACTACATTCGGCAGCCAAGCATCGCGCTCGATGAAATGCTGCGCGTTCTTCGCCCCAATGGAACGTTAGTTATCACTGACTGGTGCGATGACTTCATTACTTGCAAGCTGTGCGACATCTACCTGCGCTGGTTCGATCCTTCGCACTTTCGGATGTATGGTCTGTCGCAATGCCGAGCCTTGCTCGAAGCCGCAAGAGCCAGTCAAATCCAGCTCGAAAAATACAAGGTTACGTGGCTCTGGGGATTGATGACCGCAACTGCACGCAAGCAATCCAGTATCACATTTTAGCCATCGGTTTGCTTCGATCGCGGATGGAACTGTTTGCTGTACCGGAGCTGCGTAGAACGCGTTTTCTGAGTAGGCGATCGCTCGTAGAAACCGGCGATTTGCGATCCTGACCTCTCCGAAATCTTCTGGCTTCCTCAAGCAACCTTATGGCGCAGACCAGCCCGAGGTATCGCTATGCAAGCTGTTGCCCGAGTTCCTGCCGCAGGCGATAAACGATCGCGTTTGGCTCCACCTGTTCGAGGATGTCGCGGATGGTCGTGCTCGGACCCAGCGGACCCCAACTACAACCCCGCTCGAGATAATCCTGCGCTGCCCGGCCGATCGCGTAAGCTCCGTACCCGGCAATCCCTGCCTGCAGCAACGCCGTACCGCCAAACGCCGCCAATCCCGAGCCGTCCCAGCCCACCACTGCCGACGCGCTCTTCCCAAACCCCAACAGCACGCTGCTGACCAATTCTCCGAGCAGCAGGCCACCGGAGCTAAACAGAATCGTGCGCCAGAGTTTGCCGGCCTCGTGGCTTGTCATTGGCAATCCGTACAACCGTGCCAGCGCTCGAATCAGCGCCAAATCCGCGATCGCGCCGCCGATGGCGTCGAGCACGGCAATGGGATTTATCCCCACGGCGATGGACTTATTGCGCGCGTAGCGCCAGATCAGAGCTTCGGCAAGCTCGCGCCGCATCTGCAGGGTCGTTTGAGCGATCGCGACCTCGGCCTCTCGGGCCTGAAACAGGGCATTTAAGGCCAGTAGCGATCGCCCCTCGCGATTGAGAATATCGAGGATT
This genomic interval from Rubidibacter lacunae KORDI 51-2 contains the following:
- a CDS encoding CO2 hydration protein, which translates into the protein MVATPLSPSHHPLAEDIYRLEAGEALLKDSPDHLLEVVGILASYGIVLDAYSKNLIYMGDYQFLVFFDFFKYCNGEITLAKLLRHWWGDRINYEYAEYTARGMMWHGGGGLDDYLDTPDFRATVDRLVRKKFKFNPAIRLVHRVFGDFTVEHMRYMAYLSGLGQFWRVMSDIFTSLSDRYDRGEVRSLAEVVQHIQDGLVADAARPIVYSVTVRGETFDLLPRSAGLTFLPDTAIPYVEAIFFRGTPFLGTVSYNAQAGQIPSEQAAFAYGALNADPLPTRTAGVPPTLLMQDMRHYVPDYLHELYRKTLRGEGDLLVKICRSFQKSMFCVTTAAIRGLAPHPLETTDPEQQRANRQYLEGWMDKIAPTRIAFANAGCPAPS
- a CDS encoding carbon dioxide-concentrating mechanism protein CcmK translates to MPIAVGMIETRGFPSVVEAADAMVKAARVTLVGYEKIGTGRVTVIVRGDVSEVQASVSAGIEAAKRVNGGEVLSTHIIARPHENLEFVLPIRYTEAVEQFR
- a CDS encoding NADH-quinone oxidoreductase subunit M, with the translated sequence MLSVLVWGPVVGAVLVAFLPESLVGRGRSLALAVAVALFGWTLVLAVQVDPTQVGSSFEESVPWLSNLGLSYHLALDGLSLPLVFLNSLLTVVAIYSTNRAIERPRFFYSLVLLLAAGTVGAFLAMDLLLFFLFYEVELLPLYLLIAIWGGVRRAYAATKFLMYTALSGVLILASFLGLVWFSGAQSFDYEVARSVGLPLGIQIALLVVLLIGFGIKIPLFPLHTWLPDAHVEASTPVSVLLAGVLLKLGTYGLLRFGVGLFPDAWATLAPGLAIWAAVSALFGALAAISQQDMKRVVAYSSIAHMAYIMLAAAAATPLSLTAAVAQMVSHGLISALLFLAVGVVGKKTGTRDVNVLRGLLNPECGLPIVGSLTIVGAMASAGIPGMVGFVAEFLVFRSSFSAFPVATLLCMVGTGLTAVYFLLMINRVFFGRLPEQFAELPPVPWSDRVPAIALAVAIVVLGIQPNWLLRWSESQTAVLYRPVAAVQASPSLSAATAGPVAN
- a CDS encoding class I SAM-dependent methyltransferase; translated protein: MSFNRDRNAVIQQYAKLAREYDSRWSSYIRATTDATIERIPPLPGAVLDVGCGTGTLILRLLDEFPRSDVIGVDASLEMLELARSRLPTRVKLQQCWAESLPFNDDSFDTVVSCNMFHYIRQPSIALDEMLRVLRPNGTLVITDWCDDFITCKLCDIYLRWFDPSHFRMYGLSQCRALLEAARASQIQLEKYKVTWLWGLMTATARKQSSITF
- a CDS encoding EutN/CcmL family microcompartment protein, with translation MQIARVCGTVVGTHKLPSLTGVKFLLLQLVDLDGRVLPEYEVAADPVGAGIGEWVLVARGSAARQDDRSDRRPLDALVVAIIDTVSGENGRIYSKSDSY
- a CDS encoding NAD(P)H-quinone oxidoreductase subunit F, with protein sequence MLDFLVRYIWIVPFYGLLGAVLTLPWSMGLVQRTGPRPAAYFNLLTSAAAFIHGALAFTASWGGEPREIVVPWLHAADFKLTLAIRVSPVSLGALGLITGITLVTLIYALGYMEKDWSLARFFGMMGFFEAALSGIALSDSLLLSYGLLELLTLSTYLLVGFWYAQPLVVTAARDAFLTKRVGDIFLLMGLVALSSYGVGLTFSEIDTWAPRAELPPMFAALLGLALIAAPVAKCAQFPLNLWLDEAMEAPNPASLMRNSVVVTAGAYVLIQLRPIFALSPVVSDSLIAIGALTAVGASLVAIAQIDLKRTLSHSTSAYLGLVFVAVGAGQLDIALLLLLIHAIAKALLYMSAGSVILSSNNQNITEMGGLWSRMPATTSAFVVGSSGLVMLLPLGNFWVMGQWLHEFDSPLLLVLLLAVNGLSAVNLTRVFRLVFLGTPHPKTRRAPEAPWPMALPMVTLTFVALLAPLVPQRWQPWFQDTGSLATAGEVLARSDVLLLVLSGILGVALGAVVVLPRTWSRPVRASSRFIQDLLAYDFYIDRVYRATVVQLVGGFSRLADWLDRYIVDGLVNLVGLSAVLSGQGLKYSASGQLQFYLLTIFVGGALLFALLMNWQF
- a CDS encoding carbon dioxide-concentrating mechanism protein CcmK, which produces MAVAVGMIETLGFPAVVEAADAMVKAARVTLVGYEKIGSGRVTVIVRGDVSEVQASVSAGTESVKRVNGGQVLSTHIIARPHENLEYVLPIRYTEAVEQFREGVGSPRPIGR